A window of the Phragmites australis chromosome 20, lpPhrAust1.1, whole genome shotgun sequence genome harbors these coding sequences:
- the LOC133901847 gene encoding protein ALTERED PHOSPHATE STARVATION RESPONSE 1-like, whose amino-acid sequence MGNCAASRLVGGGGDGGDPVAVCRDRKRLIKAAAERRFALAGAHADYVAALRSVANALDVFVARHTAPAPILITLPTLGSSPPGSPKPVQAQGLPSPATPPPPPPQEEEPASDAAAEDGDSGAQTPEMGCPYYYAPPVPPPSSAASVVGGWDFFNPFYGTEEVAAAISDEEMRAVREREGIPELEEAEEEEEEKAKEVEAKAPRAEASLGVAKQEEAKDVCEMAGNNGGLEVAVAQPGRELLAALKEVEELFARAAEAGKEVTGMLEAATRVPELKENSSKIIHAITWHRSPSSVSSSYRSELGASSNSLSWTDKSETKSEIFDDYGGMKSGSHSQTLGRLHAWEKKLYEEVKAIDQIRQTYEKKCVQLRNQDAKGSELRCADKTRTTVRDLYTRIWVSLRAAESISDRIQKLRDEELQPQLIELLQGFSKSWKIMVDSHETQRQIMFEVNSFTCPAYGKFCNDAQRHATLKLEVELRNWRSCFLSYVSAQKAYIEALDGWLSKFILTDTIRYSRGISSIAPDRAGAPTLVVICHDWYTTLSKFPNKRVSFTMRNFIRSVRVLWLKQGEEQQQKRKVDSLAKEMDKKLTAYKRAENKVIETKLPEHKPELDFKQRMEHLSEKKELLNTLRKRVEAEKAKHHTCMRDKHDVTLNGFKIGLASIFESLTEFSKDSVKLYEDLLTYADAKDSTKATEKRPCVEGPYSHIVVDAT is encoded by the exons ATGGGGAACTGCGCCGCCTCCCGCCTGGTCGGAGGTGGCGGCGACGGAGGGGACCCCGTGGCGGTGTGCCGCGACCGGAAGCGCCTCATCAAGGCGGCGGCCGAGCGACGGTTCGCGCTGGCCGGCGCGCACGCGGACTACGTGGCGGCGCTCCGCTCCGTCGCCAACGCGCTCGACGTCTTCGTCGCGCGCCACACCGCGCCGGCGCCAATCCTTATAACGCTCCCCACCCTCGGCAGCTCGCCGCCGGGTTCCCCCAAGCCAGTGCAGGCGCAGGGGCTTCCCTCTCctgcgacgccgccgccgccgccgccgcaggagGAGGAACCGGCGTCCGATGCGGCCGCGGAAGATGGGGACAGCGGCGCGCAGACGCCGGAGATGGGCTGCCCGTACTACTACGCGCCCCCGGTGCCGCCGCCTTCTTCTGCGGCGTCGGTGGTCGGCGGGTGGGACTTCTTTAACCCGTTCTACGGAACGGAGGAGGTGGCCGCGGCCATCAGCGATGAGGAGATGCGCGCCGTGAGGGAACGGGAGGGCATCCCGGAgctggaggaggcggaggaggaagaggaagagaaggcgAAGGAGGTCGAGGCCAAGGCACCAAGGGCGGAGGCTTCGCTTGGAGTAGCCAAGCAAGAAGAGGCTAAAGATGTGTGCGAGATGGCGGGGAATAATGGCGGCCTAGAGGTAGCCGTGGCGCAGCCGGGACGCGAGCTGCTCGCGGCGctgaaggaggtggaggagctcTTCGCGCGCGCCGCCGAGGCCggcaaggaggtgaccggcatgcTCGAGGCTGCCACGCGCGTCCCCGAGCTGAAAG aaaattcatcaaaaataatTCATGCCATCACATGGCATCGGTCTCCATCATCCGTATCCTCATCTTACAGGAGCGAGCTGGGAGCTAGCTCGAATAGTTTGTCATGGACGGACAAGAGCGAAACTAAGAGCGAGATTTTCGATGACTATGGTGGAATGAAGTCAGGAAGTCACTCACAGACTTTAGGGAGACTGCATGCTTGGGAGAAGAAACTTTATGAAGAAGTTAAG GCTATAGATCAAATCCGACAAACCTATGAGAAGAAATGTGTTCAGTTGAGGAACCAAGATGCCAAAGGTTCAGAGCTGCGTTGTGCTGATAAAACTAGGACAACTGTTAGAGACTTGTACACAAGAATCTGGGTTTCTCTACGAGCAGCGGAATCAATATCTGATAGAATACAAAAGTTACGTGATGAGGAACTACAACCACAACTTATTGAGCTGTTGCAGGG CTTTTCAAAATCTTGGAAAATAATGGTTGACTCACATGAAACCCAGAGACAGATAATGTTTGAGGTGAATTCATTCACTTGTCCTGCTTATGGTAAATTCTGTAATGATGCCCAGCGTCATGCAACTCTCAAGTTGGAGGTTGAACTGAGGAATTGGAGATCCTGCTTTCTAAGCTATGTCAGTGCTCAGAAAGCGTATATCGAAGCTCTTGATGGCTGGTTGTCAAAGTTTATCCTGACTGATACTATCCGGTACTCCCGAGGGATCTCATCAATCGCGCCTGATAGGGCTGGTGCACCAACTCTAGTTGTGATTTGCCATGACTGGTACACTACCCTATCGAAGTTTCCAAACAAGCGGGTGTCTTTCACCATGAGAAATTTTATCAGAAGTGTGAGAGTGCTATGGCTGAAGCAAGGAGAAGAGCAACAGCAGAAAAGAAAGGTGGACAGCCTAGCAAAAGAAATGGACAAAAAGCTAACTGCTTACAAGAGAGCAGAGAACAAGGTGATTGAGACCAAGCTTCCGGAGCATAAACCCGAGCTAGATTTCAAGCAGCGCATGGAGCACTTGTCAGAGAAGAAAGAGTTGCTCAACACCCTGAGGAAGAGGGTTGAGGCAGAGAAGGCGAAGCATCACACTTGCATGCGGGATAAGCACGACGTCACGCTCAACGGGTTCAAGATCGGCCTTGCCAGTATATTCGAATCACTGACCGAGTTCTCAAAGGATTCAGTCAAACTTTATGAAGACCTCTTAACATATGCCGACGCCAAAGATTCAACGAAGGCTACTGAAAAGCGGCCATGCGTTGAGGGGCCATATTCGCACATAGTGGTGGATGCTACATGA